A stretch of Allostreptomyces psammosilenae DNA encodes these proteins:
- a CDS encoding excalibur calcium-binding domain-containing protein codes for MSSHPPQWGVPASPPAASATRLSWHRRRRFLLPIGVFLGFVFGAAGASGSEQSQDPEAASAQPTVVPSASPSAPAPEAAPTVTATATVTATATATVTATQTVEVTTTVTAPAVDTPVPPVEEEGDGGGEGGGAVYYQNCTEARAAGAAPVEVGDPGYGSHLDRDGDGVGCES; via the coding sequence ATGTCATCCCACCCGCCCCAGTGGGGCGTTCCCGCCTCTCCACCGGCCGCGTCCGCCACCCGCCTCTCCTGGCACCGCCGTCGACGCTTCCTGCTGCCGATCGGCGTGTTCCTGGGCTTCGTCTTCGGCGCCGCCGGAGCGTCGGGGAGTGAGCAGAGCCAGGACCCCGAAGCTGCGTCGGCGCAGCCGACCGTGGTGCCGAGCGCCAGCCCGTCCGCACCGGCACCCGAGGCCGCCCCGACGGTGACCGCGACCGCGACGGTCACCGCGACCGCCACCGCGACGGTGACCGCCACCCAGACCGTGGAGGTCACCACCACCGTGACCGCGCCGGCCGTCGACACTCCGGTGCCGCCGGTCGAGGAGGAAGGCGACGGCGGGGGAGAGGGCGGCGGCGCCGTCTACTACCAGAACTGCACCGAGGCGCGCGCCGCCGGCGCCGCCCCGGTGGAGGTGGGCGACCCGGGGTACGGCTCGCACCTCGACCGCGACGGCGACGGCGTCGGCTGCGAGAGCTGA